The nucleotide sequence GAGCCACCAAATTTCCCTTTCTGGTTTTCTCCTGGTCAGTTCACCGGCCGTATAGTCCTCTCCAAGGATGCTTCCCATGTAAGATACTTCAAGCTTTTTGTCCCAAATAACCGGACACTGAATGTTGACATGGAATGGCTGTATGGGGCAAGCGAAAGCAGTAACATGGAGGTTGACATCGGCTACCTGCCGCAGATGGAATTGGAGTCTTTAGGTCCGTCCATCCCATCAGTGATCTACGATGAAAATGGAAATGTCATCGATAAACGGAATCCTGATGCGGAACCTTTAGAATTTGTATTTGAGGAGATAACCTGGGAGTCTGAGATAACCTGGGAAGATGCTGCCCAAAAACTAGAAGTCACCATGTACCCTTTTAAGAAGGTTTCATATTTTCCTTTCGTGGAAGCTTTTGATAGAGCATTTTCTGAAAAGAAACTCGTGCACTCAGTCTTACTTTGGGGTGCATTGGACGATCAGTCCTGCTGAGGTTCGGGGCGAACTCTTCGGGAAACCGTCCTGGAGAGTTTGCCCGTTCTTGCTCTGCTCAACGAGAGCTTCATCAGTAGTTGGTCGCTGGTGAAAGAACTTGAAGAACttcaaaaaaacaaagaaaacatttCATACGCAACTTATGCTTCTCTTCATCTGGAGAAATATAACTTTCCTGTTGAGATGATGATCTGTCTTCCAAATGGAACCGTTGTGCACCATATTAACGCCAATCATTTTCTAGACATCACTTCCGTCAAGCCAGAAGAAGTGGACTCCGGTCTGTTCAGTTTCTCGGATGGTCTGGACGATGTGTCCACTTCCACATATGTCAAATTTTTGAAAGAAGGGTTGGAGAAAGCGAGACCGTTTTTGTTGTCCTAGGTGGTTTTCCGAGAATCTATTTTTCCAATTCTTTCTGGTGACACTAAAAATGGCGTCCTGTTATTGTAGGTTCACGACCAACATCAAAAAGACACGGCTGGCAAAACTGTTAGTGTGTTTTGCCCAGTACAGGCCCGAGGCGGGCGGTGCATGACCAGTATTTTTTCTTTAGTAATCTTTGATTTCTTGTGTCATGCCCCACCCCCTTAGGCCCTGCACTAGACATCAATTTTTCCAGAGTTCTCCTTTAAGGGggatatttatggtatatccttgaTAAGCCATAAGTGTCTGATAGAGGGGGGATCCAATACTGGGACACCCATATAATGAAAGAATAGGGGTCCTTGACCCCCAGTTCCGCACGCcagtaggaaggagatggggtggAGAGGTGACTGTATTTGTGGCTTTGCATTGAAGTTTATAGGAGTTATGAAATGCTTGTAACCCCCATAAACTACTATAGAGGGAGGTGCACACAATTATGGTCTCCTACTCTCTTTGGCGCTGAACCGAGAGAAAAAGGACCCCCATTTTCCCAGAAGGTGAACCCCCACCTATAAGAGATTTCTGACCTGTACtgtcgatatgccataaatatctcacatgggaatacccctttaagttggcCGAAATTATTGTGCACCCCAGCTCTAGATGGACTTTTTAAAGGGTGCAAAGTATTAGCAAAGTTACTCAACaaatgtagattatatcaagaatgtaaaaaaaaaaattatttttttttttttagcccaatGTGAACTATGCATCAATGAAGAAGACGTGATCGGCAATAATCCTGCTTCTAGTATGTGCCAATTTTTGGGATTTTCTAGCAGTGTAGAGGGATAATTTTACCCTGTCCTGGATGTGCAGCGCTATATGACGGTTTAACCCTAAATTTACTGCTAATGGGCTGGACCTGATTTTATTTTGTGCAGCTCCAATTCAGGGAGGTGAAAGTTTCTGTCTATCCTGCTTTGTTTTATGTTCCTACAGACTCtacaactttttgtatttttgtgaCGCCTGAAAGAGCCGGGTGGTTTGTCCCGTTCTACGATCATGTTATGTAAGAATGTACGTGGATTGGACCATAACAGAACTCAGAGGTGACTTCAGATGTATAAGGAGTTTTATACGAGGGGTGGGGTGGTAAGTGGGGCCAAACCAATACAAATATCTGGAGAATCTCTGACCAGGCACGGGGCCGCCTTGTCCTCGGGATTTGTGTGGATCTAAGCAGCCACAATGTCCATAGTCGTATACGCCTTCAACTTTAAGGAGTATACTACTATAGACATAGTATAAAAGTGGGATCATTGTGTCCTGCACCGCCCCCTAGGCCAGGTACTAGGTATAACATCGTATCAGTTTTCTCCAGAGTGTCCCTTTAAGGCAAAACTGATACTGTGTTATACTGATTACCTGGACTAGGGGGCGGTGCAGGACACAATGATTCTTTGGTGACATTTCAATCTCTGTCAGTGGCCCTGCCCTAGTCCAGGCCACAATCACTGCCATGAGTGGGAGGGAAATAGCTATGGGGCATGCCACCCTTGCTGTGGAGCACCTACTGATGCCTATAAAGGGTTAAAGGGGGCACTTTACAGACCTCCCCCCTGAACCAGAATTTGGGATGCTGTATACAAATTAATTAGTATAAAGGGACAATCGTGGACAGTCCAGTAAACCGGGCTGcaaatttatgcaaattagtttcaaAGAGTATTTCTGACCTATTTGGGGGCGGTCCCATGTGGAAAAAGGGAGGAGCTTAAATAGTCAGACAATTTGTGTTTTAAAAGTGAAGCTCCAACAACTCCTCACATGGAACCTATTGATTTTAAGAGGGGTCtccggagctgtgattggtggctTTAGCTTATTGGGAATGGGGTCCCAAGAATGTAACCTTCTCCAGTAGATTTAACCTAGGAGATAGGGTAGTGGGAAACAGACACCCCCTTTAATATCCACCTCCCAGTTCTTCAACCATGTACAAGCAAGTCACCTATGGCTCCACCTGTAAACTCCGCCCTCTACCCCGCGCCGCACCTTCCGCCACATCTTACTGTTAGTCACGTGTTACATAGTGAAGTGTCAGAATGTACCGAAATGTTTAATAATCATTACTATGCAGatcccgattttttttttttgattttttttttatatatatataatatctattTGTCTTGTGTCTATTGTGACAATGTtagaattgtattattattttttgactATATTGTGTTATTCAGAaggcttaggccctgttcacacagtttttgtttttttttgcagtttccgtGATCTTTTtcgcattgaagctaatgcaaggactgtgggcaaaaacacaacaaaaaacacttttctgCCCCTCATTGCTTGcactgggaggtcggaggcgtaaACTGCGGCAAGAGAggtcatgcaacttttttttttccgcaagtggccaaaagccgcccgggaaaaaaaatAGCCTGTGCCTCCGATTGTAATCAATGGGggcgatttcggctgttttttgtcgctgattctgacgtggtttccgcataaaaatcaGCGCccaaaaactcaatgtgaacagtgCCTCAAGGTTTACCAAATGGTTTAATTGTAATTGAGAGAAATGGGCCTttatatacagtaaaatgccaatAATCCGGCACCTGGTAGAAATTCTACGTTTAGATCACAGGACTCTTTTGGTAAATTTAGCTCCATTATTCTGGGCTTTGTTCCATGCTACTACATGTGAATACACCCCATAGAACCATCTGATAATTCGGAATCTACCAGGTCCAAttaatgccagattaaaggaattttactgtattacgGTAATTTTAATACAAAAACTCCaacaatatattttaaaaaaaagtgtttcatctttatatataatttttagaaTCCATTTTTCTGGATAAGAAAACCATCGTTTGTCTATATGCAACTTCCATTACGTGTTCTAATCCAGACCTCCATCTTTTTGCtggatataatctattgttccctgttatcagccatttcatgtTGGGAAGAAGCTGATTTTAATGGTACCCAATCGTCGACCCTGCCAACCCAATATGTAGTCGTGAACCGGCCCTTTAATAAGGGACCGGGCTTGTTAAAATTTACATTAAAGTGTAATTTCTCTGCTATTATGGGGTCGTTTCTAGGGAGAAAGGGACGAGGGCTTAAAATGTTGGGACTTATAGTTAAAGGTagaaaaattgtattacaaaAATGTCCTCCTGGGATTATAAATCAAGTGATCTGTACTTCAAGGATGTATAAAGGAAGTTGTGTAAGACTAAACTTTATTAAAAGCACATAAAACGGAAAATAAACCGAAACCGcctcatcaataaaaaaaaaagtagtagagGGCAAAGAGGAagggttgtccatagcaaccaatcaggtcaatGCTGTCATTTTCTAACCTGCACAGGAGAAATATAAGGTAGAATCTGATTGGCTGGTAAGGACAGCTCCTCCCCTCTGTCTTGCACTAGTATTTATGGACGAGGCCTGGTGTTTTTTATACGTTGTTTTTATATTGCGGCAGACTGAATGGATTATTTAACATTTCTTAAAACTTCCGTTCTTTTTGACGGTCTAATCTGAAAGTGACTCTGTTGCCGGGTCAGTCCTGAGTACTGTGGACGGTTGTTTTTTAAGAAATGACGAGTAATTTTATTCTTTCtgctaaaaacatttttttttcaagcttTTTGTTTTCTAGTTTCTTCCAATTTGAAGGTTTGTTATTTTTAAAGCATTAATTAATAAAACATTTGGTGTGTAATTGATGTCGGCTTTTTATTGATGTCAATTTTTGCCTATCCCGCACCTATTTGGGGCCCCATAGACTACGTGTTTTGTAGGAGAGAGGGTTGGTGGAAGCCTCCCCTGATCTGGTTTCCTCCTCCTCGATTGCTAATGTTGCAGACAGGGCTGGTCTTATGGCGGCCATatatcttaaagagactctgtcaccatattatggtgccctatctcctacataatgtgatcggcgcagtAATATAGGTGACCACAGCgttttttatttatctattttcaccacgttaggagcgattttagctttatgataatTACTTTCTTAGtgcccaactggacgtgtttttacttttgaccaagtgggcgttgtaaagaggagtgtatgacgctgaccagtgaccaatcagcgtcatacacttctctccattcatttactctgcacatagtcatcctgctagatcactatgggcagtcacttacttacacattaacgttactgaagtgtcttgacagagaatagacatcacctcctgccaggacgcgatgtctattcataatcccgacacttcggtaatgtttgtgtgggaattACAGCAtaacaaagcgtaatctcgctataacctgtcatttacagcgtaatctcgcgagtttACGCTTGCTCTGTCgtaagtaccacacaaacgttagcgaagtgtcgggattgtgaatagacgtcctggctgtaaaaaaacggcctgtcagaacagaacgccgtttttcacattgcaatcaatgggcagatgtttagaggcgttctgcttccgatttttcagccatttacaGCCCaagaaacggccaaaaataggccgtgtgaacataccctaaccataatcatcaacattaaaagaaaaaactgctgaaaatagatccctctgtgtgtaatgaatatatgagagacagtttttgaatttaattagtaaaacaaataaactttttgatgatattctaattcattgagaaggacgtatgtgtgtgtgtgtgtgtgtgtgtgtgtgtgtgtgtgtgtgtgtgtttgtgtgctgcatcttgcgctgaaacctgtacctgtcaggtcagcgggactgacgggttcagtgacagcgggtccgatCCACTTGTTattgatcatatctaagttcatatcctgacggattcaggtcttagcacaaaatacagctgctctatatacaggatacaaagcagctgtatctaaaaagaaaaaagaataattgtgaataaaaagtatttagaaagttgcaccaatcacaccgacagttttttttaataaaaatgtccattTCAATGGCCTTTAAAAATTTGACATTTTTGTGCTAGGCCCCAGACCATAGAGTATGTTTGTCTACTTCTATACCGCTCCTCTTCATGGAGAACACATTCCAACCCTCCCAAATCTCTGTCAATTTGAGTAAATAGTAATATATGTGATGTTGATAATACTAGTCATATTATCATTGCGTTCTATCAAGTCCGGTTTGGTGGCCATACGTTTAGTGTTTCTCCGGAATGTCCATCAGGTCTTATTCTTCCTCATTTTTGCTTCTTCTGACCACATTTGTCTCTTCCAATGATCTTCTCATTATTTAACCAGAAGATAAGACTTGAGAGCGGTCATTGTGGTTCTTGTCTTCTAAGACTTCCCAGCAATAGTTCCGTAGATCAAATGTTGGGAATGGTAGCCACCAAAAATGCCAAACCTTTAGACCATCCGTGTTTTCATAGACCCGTCATCACACGTGTATTCTAAGCTGCCATATCagcctgtcacgtagggttcatggacccactgggccgtaccgccttgggggtatggcagctggccaacagggcgcaggtcactggctatagttcgtataggttacCTGTGGCAGGTtggacagtagtaagacaggctcggctgggactaggcagcaggtagacgtcaggcgtggagcagcaggacaggcgtggaatacagcccagcacggctacagcacaacacggcacttgaccaggatagcgcgggatacaggtacggggaacactgggaactggaaaacactaggagaccatttgcttagacaaactaggatacgacaaatgatgctcaggcatggaagcaagAGGCTGggtccttatagtccagggcactcatgggctgatttcatattaaagtccggtgcgcgtgctgcccctttaagagtgggcagaagcgtgcgcacgcaccctaaggGACCCGACCGAGGtcagtggaagtgagtgctgacgtctccagaggaggagactggggccagcgctcgcagacccatggctgtggccgtcaggaggtgagtaaagctgacggcccgcagccatggacatgacgcaGCCAAATAACCATTTGATCCCTGACTCCCCATTAATGGGTGCCAAATTGGCTATTGAATTTGTTATTTTAAATGGGTGGGGGAGGAGATACGTGGCTTCTGGTGCGATAAAAGTATTGGACGGGTGCAAATCAAAATTGTCCTATACTTCCCCTGATGACTGTTCAGCTGCCCCCTAGACATGAGATTGAAAAGAAATCCTTCTGAGGTTGATGGTATCTGCCCACAGAAGTCCAATGTCTTGGCTGGCTTAAGTGATGTCaagattataatattttttttcccagtagATTAAATATCTTGAAATACCAACATTGGGACGTTCTTTGCAGGTACTTTTCGTGTCACACCAGCAGAAGAGCCAAGTCGACTTCTAGCCGTTTCTTTTCTGTTTTGTTGGGAATCGGCCAAGGTCTAGGAACCTGCGCTGTTACTTTATAACACGACCGGATTTCCCTCATTGCCCTCATTTATATGCCGACCTAATTTCTGTATAAATTATGTCCATCTTTATGACGAAGGTGACACAAGTATCAGTAGAATGACTGGATGCTAATAAAAGTcctcacttctatatatgatgtaTCATTTCTCAAGCCAAAATTATTGTCTACGGAAGCAAAGAGAATAAAACAAACTTAATGGATAGTGATACTCTGTATGACAGCCAGAGGGCGATGTAGAGTCAAGGGCAgggcaaataaaacaattactttGTAGACAGGGGGTTCAGCGGTAGCAATATTTACTGGTCCCTGAAGCCTAAGAAGCCCCAAAGCCCCCTCTGTACATAAGcagatatcagtattataaatggcacatgatagatAGGGGGCGCTGGTGCTGATTCTGCATCGGGGCCCAAAAGCTTCATTGCCTTTCTAAGTGCCTATTACAAATATGTAATGGGTCCCgccatttaatgcattaaaatcgGCTCTGTAGAAAAGCACTGGTCCAGCCGGGCTTCTTCTCTAGTCAACACACGATAGCCAATGT is from Rhinoderma darwinii isolate aRhiDar2 chromosome 5, aRhiDar2.hap1, whole genome shotgun sequence and encodes:
- the SELENON gene encoding selenoprotein N isoform X2; its protein translation is MTTDLRKRKKDTELNNDAHQETVDKEKVQEEKSSSFCFLFFKWTMIFLLFGVIIFGVRLYRDNELVKRQDEALRTLGTEGLLLFSSLDADKDMYISPEEFRPIAETFTGVTPAFDYEDDDILDPNGETIGVAARFQPLIMGTMTKSNDGFLGITNSALSGLRNWTTPVMSNTLVLAKQFKAFLPPKNKANLGDPWWIIPSELTIFTGYLPNNRIYPPPPKGKEVIIHKLLSMFHPRPFVKTRFAPQGSVACIRAVSDFYFDIVFRIHAEFQLNEPPNFPFWFSPGQFTGRIVLSKDASHVRYFKLFVPNNRTLNVDMEWLYGASESSNMEVDIGYLPQMELESLGPSIPSVIYDENGNVIDKRNPDAEPLEFVFEEITWESEITWEDAAQKLEVTMYPFKKVSYFPFVEAFDRAFSEKKLVHSVLLWGALDDQSCUGSGRTLRETVLESLPVLALLNESFISSWSLVKELEELQKNKENISYATYASLHLEKYNFPVEMMICLPNGTVVHHINANHFLDITSVKPEEVDSGLFSFSDGLDDVSTSTYVKFLKEGLEKARPFLLS
- the SELENON gene encoding selenoprotein N isoform X1, which codes for MDHPRLRVPPVAPSHDMTTDLRKRKKDTELNNDAHQETVDKEKVQEEKSSSFCFLFFKWTMIFLLFGVIIFGVRLYRDNELVKRQDEALRTLGTEGLLLFSSLDADKDMYISPEEFRPIAETFTGVTPAFDYEDDDILDPNGETIGVAARFQPLIMGTMTKSNDGFLGITNSALSGLRNWTTPVMSNTLVLAKQFKAFLPPKNKANLGDPWWIIPSELTIFTGYLPNNRIYPPPPKGKEVIIHKLLSMFHPRPFVKTRFAPQGSVACIRAVSDFYFDIVFRIHAEFQLNEPPNFPFWFSPGQFTGRIVLSKDASHVRYFKLFVPNNRTLNVDMEWLYGASESSNMEVDIGYLPQMELESLGPSIPSVIYDENGNVIDKRNPDAEPLEFVFEEITWESEITWEDAAQKLEVTMYPFKKVSYFPFVEAFDRAFSEKKLVHSVLLWGALDDQSCUGSGRTLRETVLESLPVLALLNESFISSWSLVKELEELQKNKENISYATYASLHLEKYNFPVEMMICLPNGTVVHHINANHFLDITSVKPEEVDSGLFSFSDGLDDVSTSTYVKFLKEGLEKARPFLLS